The following proteins come from a genomic window of Saccharomyces mikatae IFO 1815 strain IFO1815 genome assembly, chromosome: 7:
- the MCY1 gene encoding putative cysteine synthase (similar to Saccharomyces cerevisiae YGR012W; ancestral locus Anc_4.148) — translation MSSLRNKTPFNLPWNECVSIASVLIGAYVSYKYYKVCKTQDIPRPKGGVEELIGNTPLVKIRSLTKATGVNVYAKLELCNPAGSAKDRVALNIIKTAEQLGELVRGEPGWVFEGTSGSTGISIAVVCNALGYRAHISLPDDTSLEKLALLESLGATVNKVKPASIVDPNQYVNAAKKACDELKKKGNGVRAIFADQFENEANWKVHYETTGPEIAHQTDDNIDALIAGCGTGGTITGVAKFLKEKAKIPCHVVLADPQGSGFYNRVNYGVMYDYVEKEGTRRRHQVDTIVEGIGLNRITQNFHMGEEFIDESIRVNDNQAIRMAKYLSVNDGLFVGSSTAINAVAAIQVAKRLPQGANIVIIACDSGSRHLSKFWKEAKEIDHDISLKEIVNI, via the coding sequence ATGTCTAGTTTGCGAAATAAGACTCCATTTAACCTACCTTGGAATGAATGCGTGTCCATCGCTTCAGTCTTAATTGGCGCGTATGTATCGTACAAATATTATAAAGTATGTAAAACACAAGATATCCCACGTCCAAAAGGAGGTGTGGAGGAACTCATAGGAAACACTCCTCTAGTTAAAATCAGGTCTCTTACCAAGGCTACTGGCGTCAACGTTTATGCTAAGTTAGAACTATGTAACCCAGCTGGAAGCGCTAAAGATAGGGTGGCATTGAACATCATAAAGACAGCTGAGCAATTAGGTGAGCTCGTTAGAGGTGAGCCTGGATGGGTATTTGAAGGAACAAGTGGGTCAACCGGTATTTCTATAGCTGTGGTCTGCAATGCATTGGGGTATAGAGCACACATTTCTTTGCCCGATGATACGTCGTTGGAAAAATTGGCATTGTTAGAGAGTCTTGGTGCTACCGTTAACAAGGTTAAGCCAGCTAGTATCGTTGATCCGAACCAGTACGTAAATGCTGCCAAAAAGGCGTGTGAtgaattaaagaagaagggCAATGGAGTTAGAGCAATTTTTGCCGACCAATTTGAAAACGAAGCCAACTGGAAAGTACATTATGAGACTACAGGCCCGGAAATTGCGCACCAGACTGACGACAACATCGATGCATTAATTGCTGGTTGCGGTACTGGTGGCACCATAACTGGAGTTGCCAAATttttaaaggaaaaagcCAAGATACCTTGCCATGTTGTTCTTGCAGATCCGCAAGGATCTGGTTTTTATAATAGGGTTAACTATGGCGTGATGTATGATTATGTAGAAAAGGAAGGTACCAGAAGAAGGCATCAAGTTGACACTATTGTAGAAGGCATTGGGTTAAACAGGATTACTCAGAATTTTCACATGGGCGAAGAATTTATTGATGAATCAATACGTGTAAATGATAACCAAGCTATCAGAATGGCAAAATACTTGTCAGTAAATGATGGGCTATTTGTAGGGAGCAGCACAGCTATTAATGCGGTAGCTGCCATTCAGGTCGCGAAAAGACTCCCTCAGGGTGCAAACATTGTAATTATTGCATGTGATAGCGGTTCAAGACATTTAAGTAAATTCTGGAAAGAAGCTAAAGAAATCGATCATGACATATCATTAAAGGAGATAGTAAATATCTGA
- the STF2 gene encoding ATPase-stabilizing factor family protein (similar to Saccharomyces cerevisiae STF2 (YGR008C) and TMA10 (YLR327C); ancestral locus Anc_4.146): MTRTNKWTERESKADPKYFSHTGNYGESPNHIKKQGSGKGNWGKPGDEINDLIDSGEIPPVFKRDRRGSNSQSHERKYEKAQNE, encoded by the coding sequence atgactAGAACAAACAAATGGACTGAACGCGAATCAAAAGCTGATCCAAAGTACTTCTCGCACACTGGCAACTATGGCGAATCTCCTAATCACATCAAAAAGCAGGGTTCCGGAAAGGGTAATTGGGGTAAACCAGGCGATGAAATTAATGACTTGATCGATAGCGGGGAAATACCTCCAGTGTTCAAGAGAGATAGAAGAGGCTCAAATTCGCAATCGCACGAAcgaaaatatgaaaaagcCCAGAATGAATAG
- the ECT1 gene encoding ethanolamine-phosphate cytidylyltransferase (similar to Saccharomyces cerevisiae ECT1 (YGR007W); ancestral locus Anc_4.145) yields the protein MTINLDPNKVWIDGCFDFTHHGHAGAILQARRTVSKEHGKLFCGVHTDADIQHNKGPPVMNSLERYEHTRSNRWCSQVVEAAPYVTDPNWMDTYHCQYVVHGDDITLDANGEDCYKLVKEMGRFKVVKRTYGVSTTEIIHRILTKNSLPPTHTDYYPNIKELSFYSVAEDAVSKHCYVFQSDLSNVLVDGGYTFNIRDCVYVDGDFDLFHMGDIDQLEKLKIVLHPDKRLIVGITTNDYLSTIMTMKERVLSVLSCRYVDAVIIDPNAASLAQCACEKYHIGSAVLKEGGKFSEYLTKDLIVKRVESQRDVYIARNQSKGMSV from the coding sequence ATGACGATAAACTTAGACCCTAATAAAGTCTGGATAGACGGCTGTTTTGATTTCACACATCATGGGCATGCAGGAGCTATCTTGCAGGCTCGTCGAactgtttcaaaagaacatGGTAAACTTTTCTGTGGTGTGCATACTGATGCAGACATTCAACACAACAAAGGACCACCTGTGATGAATTCTCTAGAAAGATATGAGCATACTAGATCAAATAGATGGTGTTCGCAAGTAGTTGAAGCCGCGCCGTATGTCACAGATCCCAATTGGATGGATACGTATCATTGTCAATATGTTGTTCACGGTGACGACATTACCTTAGATGCTAATGGGGAAGACTGCTATAAACTAGTGAAAGAGATGGGACGGTTTAAGGTGGTGAAAAGAACGTACGGTGTGAGTACTACGGAGATTATACATAGAATATTGACGAAGAATTCGTTGCCACCAACCCATACTGATTACTATCCTAACATCAAAGAATTGAGTTTCTATTCCGTCGCTGAAGACGCGGTTTCAAAACATTGTTACGTTTTCCAAAGCGATTTGAGTAATGTCTTGGTTGATGGTGGATACACTTTCAACATACGGGATTGTGTTTATGTTGACGGGGACTTTGACTTATTCCATATGGGAGATATTGATCAAttagaaaagttgaaaatagTTCTTCACCCCGACAAGAGATTGATCGTTGGTATTACAACTAACGATTACCTAAGTACCATTATGACAATGAAGGAACGTGTCCTGAGTGTTTTAAGTTGCAGGTATGTTGATGCTGTTATCATCGATCCTAATGCTGCCTCACTAGCTCAATGCGCCTGCGAAAAATACCATATTGGCTCGGCTGTTCTGAAGGAAGGCGGAAAGTTTAGCGAATACTTAACCAAAGATCTCATCGTCAAGAGGGTGGAATCTCAAAGGGACGTGTACATTGCGAGAAACCAAAGTAAAGGAATGTCTGTCTAG
- the SEC9 gene encoding Sec9p (similar to Saccharomyces cerevisiae SEC9 (YGR009C); ancestral locus Anc_4.78), whose translation MGLKKFFRIKPPEEATPEQNKDTLMELGISVKNPNKKRKNKFAAYGKFANDKAEDKVYAPPGYEQFARPKDELEDLNASPLDANANEAIASPVEGSNGTQDQRNTAVTNSMQDPYAIENDDYRYDDDPYARFQANRSNGRSSGNASAYSSARGGYNGASLSPYNNDYSYSNQNTSNSWASVDNSNNNNNQSSSTLNQRSSKQPRQPSVLTARNSQLTDRKSPPSNPMQEKRNPYANMNSHSSAYDSNTNESGSIPKESSKSSNPYASMANDSYANGNQNRSANPYSSRSASQPQVQPALMTYTPSFVAANEVASSNEVDLNEEPRAGEFDFEEAYAEKSAENRAALDEPDLNAVMTNDDSIDLNVSEVDHRSRQQQQQWFMDEQQQQEQDFNATNDQYGDQRGYKTFEEIQKEEEARQQQEEDEAVDEIKQEIKFTKQSSVASTRNTLKMAQDAERAGMNTLGMLGHQSEQLNNVEGNLDLMKVQNKVADEKVAELKKLNRSILAVHVSNPFNSKRRRREREEQLKNRKIEEKLMREQTNQQLSKSTQRIEGAMNANSNVSDVRERYQRQNVLEKAKRYQFENDEEDDEMELEIDRNLDQIQQVSNRLKKMALTTGKELDSQQKRLNNIEESTDDLDINLHMNTNRLAGIR comes from the coding sequence ATGGGgctaaagaaattttttagGATTAAGCCTCCAGAAGAAGCGACACCTGAACAAAACAAGGACACTTTGATGGAACTCGGTATTAGTGTTAAAAATCCtaacaagaaaaggaaaaacaaatTCGCGGCTTACGGTAAGTTTGCGAATGATAAAGCCGAAGATAAGGTATATGCCCCACCAGGTTATGAACAGTTTGCTAGACCAAAGGATGAACTTGAGGACTTGAATGCCTCCCCATTAGATGCCAATGCTAATGAAGCAATCGCTAGCCCTGTAGAAGGTTCAAATGGCACACAAGATCAACGAAACACTGCGGTAACCAATTCTATGCAGGATCCTTATgctattgaaaatgatgactaTCGATACGATGACGACCCTTATGCAAGATTTCAAGCTAATAGGAGTAATGGTAGGAGTAGCGGCAATGCTTCGGCGTATAGTAGTGCTCGAGGGGGCTATAATGGTGCGTCTTTGAGTCCGTACAATAATGATTACTCATATAGCAATCAAAATACCTCCAATAGCTGGGCAAGTGTGGAtaacagtaataataataataatcaaTCAAGCAGCACTCTAAACCAAAGGTCTTCCAAACAACCAAGACAACCTTCAGTTTTAACGGCAAGAAATAGCCAACTCACCGACCGGAAGAGTCCCCCATCAAATCCAAtgcaagaaaagagaaatccTTACGCTAATATGAATAGTCACAGCAGTGCATATGATTCCAATACCAATGAATCTGGTAGTATTCCAAAAGAGAGCTCTAAAAGTTCAAATCCATACGCTTCCATGGCGAACGACTCATATGCTAATGGTAATCAGAATCGGTCTGCAAATCCGTATTCTAGTAGAAGTGCAAGTCAACCACAAGTGCAACCTGCGCTAATGACTTATACCCCGTCCTTTGTTGCTGCTAATGAAGTAGCATCAAGTAATGAAGTTGATTTAAACGAAGAACCCAGAGCGGGTgaatttgattttgaagaagctTATGCAGAAAAATCTGCAGAAAATAGGGCGGCGTTAGATGAGCCCGATTTGAACGCAGTAATGACTAATGATGATTCTATAGATTTAAACGTGTCCGAAGTTGATCATCGGTCGAgacaacagcaacaacagtgGTTCATGGATgagcagcagcagcaagaGCAAGATTTTAACGCAACCAATGACCAGTATGGAGATCAAAGAGGTTATAAAACATTCGAAgaaatacaaaaagaagaagaggctCGCCAGCAGCaggaagaagacgaagCTGTGGATGAAATTAAGCAAGAGATCAAATTCACCAAACAAAGCTCCGTGGCCTCTACCAGAAATACACTGAAAATGGCACAAGATGCCGAAAGAGCTGGTATGAATACCCTGGGTATGTTAGGCCATCAAAGCGAACAGTTGAACAACGTAGAAGGGAACTTAGATTTAATGAAGGTTCAAAATAAAGTTGCTGACGAAAAAGTTgcagaattgaagaagttaaATCGTAGTATATTAGCCGTTCATGTTTCTAATCCGTTTAACTCCAAGAGAAGGAGGAGGGAGAGAGAGgaacaattgaagaatagaaaaattgaagaaaaactaatGAGAGAACAAACTAATCAGCAACTGTCGAAGTCCACTCAAAGAATAGAGGGTGCTATGAACGCAAACAGTAATGTAAGCGACGTTCGTGAACGATATCAGAGACAAAACGTTCTagaaaaggcaaaaagaTATCAATTCGAaaatgacgaagaagatgacgaaaTGGAATTAGAAATTGATAGAAATTTGGATCAAATCCAGCAAGTTAGCAAtcgtttgaaaaaaatggccTTGACCACTGGTAAAGAACTAGACTCTCAGCAGAAACGTCTTAACAACATTGAGGAAAGTACTGATGATCTCGATATCAATCTTCATATGAATACCAACAGGTTGGCTGGTATTAGATAG
- the PRP18 gene encoding mRNA splicing protein PRP18 (similar to Saccharomyces cerevisiae PRP18 (YGR006W); ancestral locus Anc_4.143): MNLDLSSILKGEISKKKKELAHSKDARPPSNEESQAHECANVDTGTQQTERESTNEEELSNNQPSENITTTITKLENRPERIQEAIAQDKATSIIIDPSQIGSKEDKFVLSMKCNLYVHEILSRWKASLEEYHPELFLDTKKALFPLLLQLRKCELPSDLLISLATVLYHLQQPKETNLAVQSYMKLSIGNVAWPIGVTSVGIHARSAHSKIQGGQNAANIMIDERTRLWITSIKRLITFEEWYAKNHPSLV; this comes from the coding sequence ATGAATCTAGATCTAAGTAGTATCCTAAAGGGGGAGATAtccaagaagaagaaagagctGGCTCACTCCAAAGATGCTCGGCCACCATCCAATGAGGAATCTCAAGCACACGAATGCGCAAACGTTGATACTGGAACACAACAGACGGAACGAGAAAGTACGAATGAAGAAGAGCTTTCCAATAACCAGCCGAGTGAAAATATTACGACGACCATTACCAAATTAGAAAATCGGCCAGAAAGAATACAAGAAGCTATAGCACAAGACAAGGCTACTTCTATAATTATTGATCCCTCACAAATTGGTTCTAAGGAAGACAAGTTCGTTCTATCAATGAAATGTAATTTATATGTTCACGAAATATTATCTCGTTGGAAGGCGTCCCTGGAAGAGTATCATCCTGAGTTGTTTCTAGACACTAAGAAAGCTCTCTTTCCACTTCTGTTACAATTGCGAAAATGTGAACTCCCCTCAGATTTATTGATTTCCCTTGCTACAGTTCTGTACCATTTACAACAGCCTAAAGAAACTAACTTAGCGGTGCAATCTTATATGAAACTCAGCATCGGTAATGTAGCTTGGCCCATCGGGGTCACTAGCGTAGGCATTCATGCTCGTAGTGCCCATTCCAAAATCCAAGGAGGTCAGAATGCCGCTAACATTATGATTGATGAAAGAACAAGATTATGGATTACTAGTATCAAAAGATTAataacttttgaagaatggtATGCCAAAAACCACCCTAGTTTAGTTTAA
- the SNU71 gene encoding Snu71p (similar to Saccharomyces cerevisiae SNU71 (YGR013W); ancestral locus Anc_4.149), with the protein MKDFIFVSPQLYLSSQEDWKSDCAKTGYIPILKNDLQRFQNSLKHIVDTRNNISGALLKSTNDATMQDSDQDTVSSKFKEASIANDNGAGESTVGASNYVELKQFLPISLDQQIHTISLQGVSSSFSHEQIELLLDNCLSLALAETQSSPTLKVEAWSSFSSFLETQDIFLRFSKVDNDEAFVRVLKYWTALFTLIRENHEDFKVELHLDLNTQEYIKDRTGIVSNVKSEKAEMFYSTFKDIESQIDEIKSKKEQLDDSSTQYKVDTNTLSDLPPDALDQLCKDIVDFRTKVVSIEMEKKMKSAYEESRRQRHQMQKVFDQIKKNHSAAKGGNNADEDDVNIEDEEEEDHMEDDLVLEKRKEERELEESNRRYDDMLHRLRTEIEPKIKSIRADIISAENYEVHLEKNRSLYLKELLHLANDVHYDHHRSFKELEERRDEEDRAKNGNPKELVFKQVSDGKPTSAEKTDSLSLPEGTTTSENHEADKNVSNDSEHVKIKFDFKKAIDHSVDSSSEDEEYKESEELPKIPTKESAAEDLLPFTVEEMNIRLAELKESRYVDELVREFLGVYEDELVEYILENIRVNQSKQALLNELRETFDEDGETIADRLWSREEFCRRT; encoded by the coding sequence ATGAAAGATTTTATCTTTGTCTCGCCACAGCTGTATTTATCATCACAGGAGGATTGGAAAAGTGATTGTGCCAAAACCGGATACATCCCTATTCTTAAAAATGATTTACAACGTTTTCAGAACTCATTAAAGCACATTGTCGACACTAGAAATAACATATCAGGAGCATTACTGAAGAGTACTAATGATGCAACTATGCAAGATTCAGATCAGGATACTGTCTCGagcaaattcaaagaagctTCAATAGCAAACGACAATGGTGCTGGCGAGAGCACAGTGGGCGCCTCGAATTATGTAGAGCtcaaacaatttcttcCCATTTCGTTAGACCAGCAAATTCATACTATTTCTTTACAGGGAGTCTCTTCATCATTCTCCCACGAACAAATAGAATTGTTACTAGACAACTGTTTGAGTTTAGCATTGGCGGAAACTCAAAGCAGCCCTACATTGAAGGTGGAGGCTTGGTCTTCGTTTTCATCGTTTTTGGAAACCCaggatatttttttaagatTCAGTAAAGTTGACAACGATGAGGCATTTGTCAGAGTGCTAAAATACTGGACTGCGTTATTTACATTGATTAGAGAGAATCATGAGGATTTCAAAGTTGAATTACACCTAGATTTAAACACACAAGAGTATATCAAAGATCGGACAGGAATCGTGTCGAATGTTAAGTCAGAAAAGGCTGAAATGTTTTACTCCACTTTCAAAGATATTGAAAGCCAAATAGATGAAATTAAgtcaaagaaagaacaattGGATGACTCTTCTACCCAGTACAAAGTGGATACCAACACTTTAAGCGATTTACCACCGGATGCTTTAGATCAATTGTGCAAGGATATAGTAGATTTCAGAACAAAAGTTGTCAGCATAGagatggaaaaaaaaatgaagagtgCTTACGAGGAAAGTAGGCGTCAAAGACACCAAATGcagaaagtttttgaccagataaagaaaaatcacTCAGCCGCCAAAGGAGGTAACAATGCAGATGAGGACGACGTTAACATTGAAGACGAGGAGGAAGAGGACCACATGGAAGACGACCTCGTCttagagaaaagaaaagaagagagaGAGCTAGAGGAATCGAATCGTAGATATGATGATATGCTCCACCGCTTGCGTACCGAAATAGAACCCAAGATAAAATCCATTAGAGCCGATATCATAAGCGCTGAAAACTATGAGGTGCATTTAGAGAAAAATCGCTCATTATATTTGAAAGAGCTGTTACACCTTGCTAATGACGTCCACTACGACCACCATAGATCTTTTAAGGAGCTAGAGGAAAGAAGAGACGAAGAAGATAGAGCTAAAAACGGTAATCCAAAGGAACTGGTATTCAAGCAAGTGTCTGATGGCAAACCCACATCTGCAGAGAAGACTGATTCCCTCTCTCTCCCCGAAGGCACTACGACGAGCGAGAACCATGAAGCGGACAAGAATGTGTCTAACGACTCAGAACACGTCAAAATCAAGTTCGACTTTAAGAAAGCCATTGACCACTCTGTTGACAGCTCTAGTGAAGACGAGGAATACAAGGAGAGCGAAGAGTTACCCAAAATACCTACTAAGGAGAGCGCGGCAGAAGATCTTTTACCATTTACGgtagaagaaatgaatataaGACTAGCTGAACTGAAGGAATCGCGCTACGTGGACGAACTGGTGCGTGAATTCCTCGGCGTTTACGAGGATGAGCTAGTAGAATACATTCTCGAAAACATCCGCGTGAACCAGAGTAAGCAGGCCCTTTTAAATGAGCTAAGAGAGACTTTCGACGAAGACGGGGAAACGATAGCTGATAGATTATGGAGTCGGGAAGAATTCTGCCGTAGGACTTGA
- the NMA2 gene encoding nicotinamide-nucleotide adenylyltransferase NMA2 (similar to Saccharomyces cerevisiae NMA2 (YGR010W) and NMA1 (YLR328W); ancestral locus Anc_4.147), with product MDPTKAPDFKPPQPNEELQPPPDPTHTIPKSGPIVPYVLADYNSSIDAPFNLDIYKTLSSRKKTANSSNRMDHIPLNTSDFQPLSRDVSSEEESEEQSNGIDSTLQDVAITGNLGVLKSQIADLEEVPHTIVRQARSIEDYEFPVHRLTKKLQDPDKLPLIIVACGSFSPITYLHLRMFEMSLDDINEQTRFEVVGGYFSPVSDNYQKRGLAPAYHRVRMCELACERTSSWLMVDAWESLQSSYTRTAKVLDHFNHEINIKRGGITTVNGKKMGVKIMLLAGGDLIESMGEPHVWADSDLHHILGNYGCLIVERTGSDVRSFLLSHDIMYEHRRNILIIKQLIYNDISSTKVRLFIRRGMSVQYLLPNSVIRYIQEYNLYINQSEPVKQVLDSKE from the coding sequence ATGGATCCTACAAAGGCACCCGATTTTAAACCGCCACAACCAAATGAAGAGCTGCAACCACCGCCAGACCCAACGCACACCATACCAAAATCAGGGCCCATAGTTCCATACGTTTTGGCGGACTACAATTCTTCGATTGATGCTCCCTTCAATCTTGATATTTACAAGACTCTGTcgtcaagaaaaaaaaccgCCAACTCAAGCAACCGAATGGACCATATTCCTTTGAATACTAGTGACTTCCAGCCATTGTCTCGGGATGTAtcatcagaagaagaaagtgaGGAGCAATCGAATGGAATTGACTCTACTCTACAGGATGTTGCAATAACAGGGAACTTGGGGGTACTGAAGAGCCAAATTGCTGATCTGGAAGAAGTTCCTCACACGATTGTAAGACAGGCCAGGAGTATAGAAGATTATGAATTTCCTGTGCACAGACTAACCAAAAAGCTACAGGATCCTGACAAACTACCTTTGATTATCGTTGCTTGTGGATCGTTTTCCCCAATAACGTATCTACATTTAAGGATGTTCGAAATGTCCTTGGACGATATCAATGAGCAAACGCGTTTTGAAGTAGTTGGTGGTTATTTTTCTCCAGTTAGTGACAACTACCAAAAACGAGGATTAGCTCCAGCTTATCACCGCGTCCGTATGTGTGAATTAGCATGCGAGAGGACATCATCCTGGTTAATGGTTGATGCTTGGGAATCTTTACAATCAAGTTATACAAGAACAGCAAAAGTCTTAGACCACTTCAACCATGAAATTAATATCAAGAGGGGTGGAATCACAACCGTGAACggtaaaaaaatgggtGTAAAAATCATGTTACTAGCAGGCGGTGATCTCATCGAGTCTATGGGCGAGCCTCATGTGTGGGCAGATTCTGATCTACACCATATACTGGGTAACTATGGATGTTTGATCGTAGAAAGGACCGGTTCAGATGTTAGGTCCTTTTTGCTTTCACACGATATCATGTATGAGCACAGAAGAAACATCCTTATTATCAAACAGCTTATTTACAATGATATCTCGTCTACGAAAGTGCGTCTTTTCATCAGACGTGGAATGTCAGttcaatatcttcttcCTAATTCTGTCATCAGATACATCCAAGAGTATAATCTATACATCAATCAAAGTGAACCTGTTAAACAGGTCTTAGATAGCAAGGAATGA